A single genomic interval of Legionella israelensis harbors:
- the tig gene encoding trigger factor: MQVSVETLNGLERKLTISVPAEKIEEEVSERLRDLARKVKIDGFRPGKVPMHVIKSRFSDNVRQEVARDMVQSTLYEALKEKDLNPAGYPYVDPQTIEAGKDFTYTATFEIFPEFEIVELDKKEVERIKSEVKDKDVDEMIERLREQNKEWKEVSRKVKKDDKVIIDFEGSIDGEPFEGGSANDYEVIIGSGSMIPGFEEGIEGHKKDETFDVDVNFPDDYGHKELAGKKATFKITIKNILEGEKPELNDAFAEKFNVGEGGVEALKKDIKENMERELERRVNAMNKEKVFDKLMEINVFDLPAALIDKEIEHLKHDMYHRLFGHEHHDNEKIPDFPRELFEEQAKRRVHLGLLFSEYVKKHELIADDERVEATIDKLAGAYEKPDELRSLYKSNKEHRAEIEALVLEDVVAEKIVSQATIKEKELSYDEVMNPKKDDENKGD, from the coding sequence ATGCAAGTTTCTGTTGAGACCCTGAATGGTTTAGAGAGAAAATTAACCATATCCGTACCTGCCGAGAAAATTGAGGAAGAGGTGAGCGAACGTCTCAGAGATCTTGCTCGCAAAGTAAAGATTGATGGTTTCCGTCCAGGTAAAGTTCCCATGCACGTGATTAAAAGCCGCTTTTCAGATAACGTCCGTCAGGAAGTTGCCAGAGACATGGTTCAATCTACGTTATATGAAGCCCTGAAAGAAAAAGATTTGAATCCAGCCGGCTATCCTTATGTCGATCCTCAAACCATAGAAGCTGGAAAAGATTTTACCTATACAGCAACATTTGAAATTTTTCCTGAATTTGAGATTGTGGAACTGGATAAGAAAGAAGTTGAAAGAATAAAAAGTGAAGTTAAAGATAAAGACGTAGATGAAATGATAGAAAGGTTACGAGAACAAAACAAGGAGTGGAAAGAAGTCTCTCGTAAAGTGAAAAAAGACGATAAGGTCATTATTGATTTTGAAGGCAGCATTGATGGCGAGCCTTTTGAGGGCGGTTCGGCTAACGATTACGAAGTAATCATTGGCTCCGGCTCAATGATTCCAGGTTTCGAAGAAGGTATTGAAGGGCATAAGAAAGATGAAACATTTGATGTTGATGTGAACTTTCCTGATGATTATGGACATAAAGAACTTGCTGGAAAGAAAGCAACATTTAAAATAACCATTAAAAACATCCTGGAAGGTGAAAAACCGGAATTAAACGATGCATTTGCTGAAAAATTCAATGTCGGGGAAGGTGGCGTTGAGGCGTTAAAAAAAGATATAAAAGAAAACATGGAAAGGGAGTTAGAACGCCGAGTCAATGCCATGAATAAGGAAAAAGTCTTTGATAAATTAATGGAAATAAATGTTTTTGACCTGCCTGCAGCCTTGATTGACAAGGAAATAGAGCATCTGAAGCACGATATGTACCATCGTCTTTTTGGTCATGAGCATCATGACAATGAAAAAATACCTGATTTCCCTCGTGAACTTTTTGAGGAACAGGCAAAGCGACGTGTTCATCTCGGACTGTTGTTTTCCGAATACGTTAAAAAGCATGAATTGATTGCTGATGATGAGCGTGTTGAGGCCACTATCGACAAGCTTGCCGGAGCTTATGAGAAACCTGATGAACTGCGTTCATTATATAAAAGTAATAAAGAGCACAGGGCTGAGATTGAGGCATTGGTTCTGGAAGATGTCGTTGCTGAAAAAATTGTCTCACAAGCCACCATAAAAGAAAAAGAATTGAGCTATGATGAAGTGATGAACCCTAAAAAAGATGATGAAAATAAAGGAGATTAA
- a CDS encoding tyrosine-type recombinase/integrase, whose translation MKIRLLPLFDSIHQLHKNMENVVLPNPVYVKDFLHALNFLKSYSGSLGTFNSYRREVERLLQWCWHIKKMMLPELKRDDIEEYLRFCQNPPKSWIALKKVPRYIEKDGKYQPNENWRPFVVTLRKSARKQGATASVEQFNLSQGAIQEIFAILSTFFNFLIAEEYMNSNPVALIRQKSKFIRKKQQNAPIRRLSNEQWQTVLDVAEELALENPEKHERTRFILSLLFGMYLRISELAASERWIPTMNDFSKDSYGHWWFTTVGKGNKERQIAVSEAMLESLIRWRSFLGLPPLPSPSDNFPLIPKIRGTGPMSDTAPIRRLVQLCFDKAAEQLRQANRPEEADNLAAATVHWLRHTGISEDVKTRPREHVRDDAGHSSSATTDRYIDVEKQERYRSARKKRIVPTAETQ comes from the coding sequence ATGAAAATACGCTTATTGCCTTTATTTGACAGTATTCATCAGTTGCATAAAAACATGGAAAACGTAGTCCTCCCTAATCCGGTGTATGTAAAAGATTTCCTCCATGCTTTGAATTTTCTCAAAAGTTATTCTGGAAGTCTTGGAACCTTTAACAGTTACCGAAGAGAGGTTGAACGACTACTCCAATGGTGCTGGCATATCAAAAAAATGATGCTGCCGGAACTTAAACGTGATGACATTGAGGAATATCTCCGCTTTTGCCAAAATCCACCCAAATCCTGGATTGCTTTGAAAAAAGTACCACGATACATTGAAAAAGATGGTAAATATCAACCTAATGAGAACTGGCGCCCTTTTGTCGTCACCTTGCGTAAATCGGCCAGGAAACAAGGCGCTACCGCATCCGTAGAACAATTTAATCTCTCGCAGGGAGCCATTCAGGAAATCTTTGCCATTCTCAGCACTTTTTTTAATTTTTTAATTGCTGAAGAATATATGAACTCAAATCCCGTGGCTCTGATTAGGCAAAAAAGTAAATTCATTCGTAAGAAACAACAAAATGCACCTATCCGACGCTTAAGTAATGAGCAATGGCAAACGGTTCTTGATGTCGCAGAAGAGCTCGCTCTCGAGAATCCAGAAAAACATGAGCGAACGAGATTTATACTCAGTTTATTGTTTGGCATGTACTTAAGAATTTCCGAGTTGGCAGCCAGTGAGCGCTGGATTCCTACCATGAATGATTTTTCCAAAGACAGTTACGGTCATTGGTGGTTTACCACCGTCGGTAAAGGTAACAAGGAACGACAAATCGCCGTCAGCGAAGCCATGCTTGAGAGTCTTATACGCTGGCGCAGCTTTTTAGGATTACCCCCTCTTCCCTCGCCATCAGACAATTTCCCGCTCATTCCCAAAATACGTGGAACAGGCCCTATGAGTGATACGGCACCTATTCGCAGACTGGTTCAGTTGTGCTTTGATAAAGCAGCCGAGCAGCTGCGACAGGCAAACCGTCCGGAAGAAGCCGATAACCTGGCCGCCGCTACCGTCCACTGGCTCAGGCATACGGGAATTTCGGAAGATGTGAAAACAAGGCCACGGGAACATGTGCGTGATGATGCCGGACATAGTTCCAGTGCAACGACGGATCGGTACATTGATGTGGAAAAACAGGAACGTTACCGATCGGCACGTAAAAAAAGGATTGTTCCAACTGCCGAGACTCAATGA
- a CDS encoding ABC-F family ATP-binding cassette domain-containing protein, with translation MITIQQVTLTRGNKQLLDKASASLHEKQKIGLIGQNGCGKSSLFSLILGELTVDHGECQINTHLRISHLSQQLPDSTVSALEFVLAGDEDYSRIQQQLNEAEKNGDDKTILVCHEELAQTSGYSKPAQAATIMAGLGFSNEEQSLPVNHFSGGWRMRLSLARCLMKPADLLLLDEPTNHLDMEAIFWLERWLKQSPCSIILISHDREFLDAVVSHILHIEHQKAILYSGNYSRFEQTRAEKLALQQAQYEKQQSKIKHMMSFVNRFKAKATKAKQAQSRIKAIEKMEQIAQAQLDSPFSFEFYPCPKAGKPLVSCEKMGAGYSETIILKNISLSLNPGDRIALLGPNGEGKSTFIKTLTGALSPLSGTVYRNSNLTIGYYAQHQLEELDDHLSPMETIQLLSPEAKEQIIRDFLGSFNFMGDMAVHSIQHFSGGEKARLALAKLVWQKPNLLLLDEPTNHLDLTMRSAIEIALQSYEGALILISHDRHLLRTSVDDFYLIYQQKVQPFKGDLDDYYQWLLNKKHASSSDQPPTISANMEYKQRKTAQNRLKKLEQIIEVHQAKLQKLETILADNELYENTYQMELNRLLNERHSLQHTLNQAESEWLELMTELEENR, from the coding sequence ATGATCACAATTCAGCAGGTTACTCTCACACGCGGCAATAAACAATTGCTCGATAAAGCAAGTGCAAGCTTACATGAAAAACAAAAAATTGGTCTGATTGGGCAAAACGGCTGTGGAAAATCCAGCCTATTTAGTCTCATTCTTGGTGAATTGACGGTGGATCATGGTGAATGCCAGATCAATACTCATCTTCGCATTAGTCATTTATCCCAGCAATTGCCGGACAGTACCGTATCTGCTCTTGAGTTTGTTCTTGCCGGCGACGAAGATTATTCTCGTATACAGCAGCAATTGAATGAGGCAGAAAAAAATGGTGATGATAAAACAATTCTTGTCTGTCATGAAGAATTAGCCCAAACGTCGGGATACAGCAAACCGGCGCAGGCAGCCACGATCATGGCCGGACTCGGATTTAGCAATGAAGAGCAATCCTTACCGGTTAACCATTTTTCAGGCGGCTGGCGAATGCGTCTCAGCCTCGCCCGATGCTTAATGAAACCCGCTGATTTACTCTTGCTGGATGAACCAACCAACCATTTGGATATGGAAGCTATTTTCTGGCTTGAGCGCTGGCTCAAACAAAGCCCGTGCAGCATTATTCTCATTTCTCATGATAGGGAATTTCTTGATGCCGTTGTATCCCATATTTTACATATAGAGCATCAAAAAGCCATTTTATACAGCGGAAACTACAGTCGTTTTGAACAAACGAGGGCGGAAAAACTGGCTTTGCAGCAAGCACAATACGAAAAACAGCAAAGCAAAATAAAGCATATGATGTCTTTCGTCAATCGTTTTAAAGCTAAAGCAACTAAAGCCAAACAGGCACAAAGCCGAATCAAGGCAATAGAAAAAATGGAACAAATTGCTCAAGCACAACTGGATTCTCCTTTCTCCTTCGAGTTTTACCCTTGCCCAAAAGCTGGCAAACCTTTAGTAAGCTGTGAGAAAATGGGTGCCGGTTATTCTGAAACGATTATTTTAAAAAATATCAGCCTATCTTTAAATCCTGGCGATCGTATCGCTTTATTGGGGCCTAACGGAGAAGGCAAATCAACGTTTATAAAAACATTAACAGGAGCACTTAGTCCTCTGTCTGGAACAGTTTACCGCAATTCCAATTTAACCATTGGTTATTATGCTCAACATCAGTTAGAAGAACTCGATGATCATTTAAGTCCAATGGAAACCATTCAGTTACTGTCTCCAGAAGCCAAAGAACAAATTATTCGTGATTTTCTGGGAAGCTTTAATTTTATGGGCGATATGGCCGTGCATAGCATTCAGCATTTTTCCGGAGGTGAAAAAGCACGTCTTGCCCTTGCCAAACTGGTTTGGCAAAAACCAAATCTGTTATTATTGGATGAGCCGACGAACCATTTGGATTTAACCATGCGTTCTGCCATCGAAATTGCTTTGCAAAGTTATGAAGGCGCCTTGATCCTAATATCCCATGATCGACATTTATTACGTACGAGCGTGGATGATTTCTATCTGATTTATCAACAGAAGGTTCAACCATTTAAAGGCGATCTGGATGATTACTATCAATGGCTGCTAAACAAAAAACATGCGTCATCTTCTGACCAGCCGCCTACGATTTCAGCCAACATGGAATACAAGCAGAGAAAAACAGCGCAAAACCGCCTGAAAAAACTGGAACAAATCATTGAGGTCCATCAGGCTAAACTTCAAAAACTTGAAACTATCCTGGCTGATAATGAGCTTTATGAGAACACATATCAGATGGAATTAAATCGCCTGTTAAATGAAAGACATTCGCTTCAGCACACATTAAACCAGGCGGAAAGCGAGTGGTTAGAGTTAATGACAGAGCTTGAAGAAAACAGATAG
- a CDS encoding DUF2905 domain-containing protein, with amino-acid sequence MQKLLIILGIVFILLALAWPILKKIGFGRLPGDIIFRKGHFTFYFPVTTCIIISLLIMIILWFFNK; translated from the coding sequence ATGCAGAAATTACTGATCATTTTAGGAATTGTATTCATCCTCTTGGCTTTAGCCTGGCCAATACTTAAAAAAATTGGTTTTGGCCGTTTGCCAGGCGATATTATTTTCCGTAAGGGTCATTTTACTTTTTATTTTCCCGTGACAACATGCATTATTATTAGCCTGTTGATCATGATTATTTTATGGTTTTTCAACAAATGA
- the rnc gene encoding ribonuclease III, whose product MEKKTDLSPLYRHLDYRFKNRRYLEQALTHRSAGSINNERLEFLGDSILNFVIAHQLFKHFTEQSEGKLSRLRAFLVKGETLAEIALEIHLGDYLKLGQGELKSGGFRRASILSDSLEAIFAAVFLDGGLDAVERVILKLYRSRLHDPSLNESLKDAKTQLQEYLQAYKMALPVYELISVEGEEHNQVFYIKASVPELKKSATGQGSTRRKAEQEAARKLLQNVKT is encoded by the coding sequence TTGGAAAAGAAGACTGATTTAAGTCCTTTATACAGGCATTTAGATTATCGTTTTAAGAATCGCCGTTATCTTGAACAGGCTTTGACACACCGAAGTGCTGGCAGCATCAATAATGAACGCTTGGAATTTTTAGGTGATTCCATTCTCAATTTCGTCATCGCCCATCAGCTGTTTAAACACTTTACTGAACAAAGCGAAGGCAAGCTCAGTCGGCTACGTGCTTTTTTAGTGAAAGGAGAAACACTGGCGGAAATTGCTCTGGAAATTCATCTTGGCGATTATCTTAAACTGGGTCAGGGAGAACTTAAAAGCGGTGGCTTTCGGCGTGCTTCAATTCTTTCTGACAGTCTTGAGGCCATTTTTGCCGCGGTGTTTCTTGATGGTGGACTGGATGCGGTTGAACGCGTCATTTTGAAATTGTATCGTTCAAGATTACATGATCCCAGTTTGAATGAAAGCCTTAAAGATGCTAAGACACAATTACAAGAATATCTTCAGGCTTATAAAATGGCATTGCCGGTGTATGAATTGATCTCTGTAGAGGGGGAAGAGCACAATCAGGTTTTTTATATTAAAGCTTCTGTTCCCGAATTAAAAAAAAGTGCAACCGGTCAAGGAAGTACCCGACGCAAGGCAGAACAGGAAGCGGCCAGGAAATTATTACAAAACGTAAAAACATAG
- a CDS encoding DUF4845 domain-containing protein: MRKQHGMTLIGMLIIAAAVIILGIVLMRIVPVYIQHHSVISSVRSMNQLPPSEFGLSTEMNVHVLKKRLNHQFYVNGVDEVVKDGVQIKPEGMHTYVVTVNYQVTRPLVSNISLLFNFEDKIEVRIGKED, encoded by the coding sequence ATGCGTAAACAACACGGAATGACGTTAATTGGCATGTTAATTATCGCCGCTGCAGTGATCATATTGGGTATTGTGCTGATGCGTATCGTACCAGTATATATTCAACATCATTCAGTCATTAGTTCTGTTCGCTCAATGAATCAATTACCGCCTTCAGAGTTTGGACTAAGCACTGAAATGAATGTTCATGTTTTAAAGAAAAGGCTGAATCATCAATTTTATGTCAATGGTGTGGATGAAGTCGTGAAGGATGGTGTTCAAATCAAGCCAGAAGGGATGCACACTTATGTAGTAACTGTTAACTATCAAGTAACCCGACCTCTCGTGTCCAATATTAGTTTATTGTTTAATTTTGAAGATAAGATAGAGGTTCGCATTGGAAAAGAAGACTGA
- the lepB gene encoding signal peptidase I, which yields MNFALLLVILSLVSGVIYLLDVLFWAKRRKADQKPNKIIEYSRSFFPVFVIVLLLRSFLVEPFRIPSGSLEPTLKVGDFVAVNKFAYGLRLPVLENKFLPVSKPKKGDIAVFRWPPDPSYDYIKRVIGVGGDKISYHNKVLTINGKEAKQTFIEYTTDESSGQPVAKYRENINGVEHDIYIRPDFPSVDFDIEVPKGQYFMMGDNRDDSADSRYWGFVSDQYLRGKAFLVWMSWNSHTGSIRWSQIGHVIR from the coding sequence ATGAATTTTGCTCTTTTATTAGTTATTTTATCCCTTGTCAGTGGCGTTATCTACTTGTTAGATGTGCTTTTCTGGGCCAAGAGGCGGAAAGCTGATCAAAAACCGAATAAAATCATTGAGTATTCACGTTCCTTTTTTCCTGTGTTCGTTATTGTTCTTCTGTTACGCTCTTTTCTTGTCGAGCCATTTCGTATTCCTTCAGGCTCCTTAGAGCCTACCTTAAAGGTAGGTGACTTTGTTGCTGTGAATAAGTTTGCTTATGGTTTGCGTTTGCCGGTGCTGGAAAATAAATTTCTACCTGTATCCAAGCCTAAAAAAGGGGATATTGCTGTATTCCGTTGGCCGCCGGATCCATCCTATGACTATATCAAGCGAGTGATAGGTGTGGGTGGAGATAAAATAAGCTATCATAACAAGGTATTAACCATTAACGGGAAAGAAGCCAAACAAACTTTTATTGAATACACGACGGATGAAAGTTCAGGGCAGCCGGTGGCTAAATATCGGGAAAATATTAATGGTGTTGAGCATGATATTTATATTCGTCCTGATTTTCCATCGGTTGATTTTGATATAGAAGTGCCCAAAGGTCAGTATTTCATGATGGGTGATAATCGTGATGACAGTGCTGACAGCCGTTACTGGGGTTTTGTTTCTGATCAATATTTACGAGGCAAAGCCTTTCTTGTCTGGATGAGCTGGAACAGTCATACAGGCAGTATCAGATGGTCTCAGATAGGACATGTAATTCGTTAA
- the lepA gene encoding translation elongation factor 4 — protein sequence MRDLTRIRNFSIIAHIDHGKSTLADRFIQLCGGLSEREMAAQVLDSMDIERERGITIKAQSVSLNYKARDGKTYLLNFIDTPGHVDFSYEVSRSLAACEGAILVVDAAQGVEAQTVAVCYMAIDQSLEVLPVLNKIDLPQAEPERVMAEIEDIIGLDAHNAILVSAKSGLGVDDVLEALVNRIPPPQGSAETPLQALIIDSWFDSYLGVVSLVRIVNGSIRKGDKMRVMSTGRAYEVDEVGIFTPKRSKTDSLFPGEVGYIIAGIKDIQGAPVGDTLTLEKNSAPKPLPGFQRVKPQVYAGLFPVSADDFEAFREALAKLSLNDASLFYEPESSEALGFGFRCGFLGMLHMEIIQERLEREYDLDLISTSPTVVYQVINNKEETLLIDNPSQLPPAPQIKQMFEPIVRANILVPQEFLGQVITLCVERRGVQVNMAYSGRQVSVTYDLPMSEVVSDFFDRLKSVSRGYASLDYNFLKFEEADLVKMDILINSERVDAMATIVHRDLAYNRGKALVDKMRELIPRQMFDVAIQAAIGNHVIARQTVKALRKNVTAKCYGGDVTRKRKLLEKQKAGKKRMKQVGRIEIPQEAFMAVFQTDRKK from the coding sequence TTGAGAGATCTAACAAGAATTCGTAATTTTTCAATTATAGCCCACATTGACCACGGAAAATCAACCTTAGCCGATCGTTTTATTCAGCTTTGCGGTGGATTAAGCGAACGGGAAATGGCGGCACAAGTGCTTGATTCAATGGACATTGAGCGGGAACGGGGAATTACCATCAAAGCACAGTCCGTATCGTTGAATTATAAGGCACGTGATGGAAAAACGTATTTGCTTAATTTTATCGATACCCCAGGACATGTGGATTTCAGCTATGAAGTATCTCGCTCTCTTGCTGCATGTGAAGGCGCTATACTGGTGGTCGATGCAGCACAAGGCGTGGAAGCACAGACTGTCGCTGTTTGTTATATGGCCATTGATCAATCTCTTGAGGTGTTACCAGTCTTAAATAAAATTGATTTGCCCCAGGCAGAGCCTGAGCGTGTTATGGCGGAAATTGAAGACATTATTGGTCTGGATGCTCATAATGCTATTCTCGTCAGTGCTAAAAGTGGTTTGGGTGTGGATGATGTCCTGGAAGCGCTGGTAAATCGTATTCCTCCGCCACAAGGCAGCGCCGAGACCCCCTTACAAGCATTGATTATTGATTCCTGGTTTGACAGTTATCTGGGGGTGGTTTCCCTTGTACGTATTGTGAATGGTTCAATACGTAAAGGTGATAAAATGCGCGTCATGTCAACAGGACGTGCTTATGAAGTGGATGAAGTCGGCATTTTTACTCCCAAACGTTCCAAGACTGATTCACTATTCCCCGGCGAAGTCGGCTACATTATTGCAGGTATCAAGGATATCCAAGGGGCACCTGTAGGCGATACACTGACACTGGAGAAAAATTCAGCCCCTAAGCCTTTGCCTGGCTTCCAGCGGGTTAAGCCGCAAGTGTATGCTGGATTGTTCCCTGTATCTGCAGATGATTTCGAAGCCTTTCGCGAAGCATTGGCCAAATTAAGCCTTAATGATGCTTCCTTGTTTTATGAGCCTGAATCATCCGAGGCTCTCGGTTTTGGCTTTCGTTGCGGTTTTCTCGGTATGTTGCATATGGAAATCATTCAGGAGCGTCTGGAACGGGAATATGATCTTGATTTAATTTCCACATCTCCAACTGTGGTTTATCAGGTGATTAACAATAAGGAAGAAACATTACTGATTGACAATCCTTCCCAGCTACCGCCAGCACCTCAGATCAAACAAATGTTTGAACCTATTGTGCGCGCCAATATTCTGGTCCCTCAGGAATTCCTTGGCCAGGTCATTACACTTTGCGTCGAACGGCGGGGAGTGCAGGTCAACATGGCTTACAGTGGAAGACAGGTGTCTGTGACTTATGATTTACCCATGAGCGAAGTGGTATCGGACTTTTTTGATCGATTAAAATCAGTCAGCCGTGGTTACGCTTCCTTAGACTATAATTTTCTTAAATTTGAGGAAGCCGATTTGGTTAAAATGGATATTTTGATCAATAGCGAACGAGTGGATGCAATGGCTACCATTGTTCATCGTGATCTGGCCTATAATAGAGGCAAAGCGCTGGTGGATAAAATGCGCGAACTTATTCCGCGCCAGATGTTTGATGTGGCCATTCAGGCAGCTATCGGCAATCATGTGATTGCTCGTCAAACCGTGAAAGCCTTACGAAAAAATGTAACGGCCAAATGTTATGGTGGTGACGTGACTCGTAAACGCAAGCTTTTAGAAAAACAGAAAGCAGGTAAAAAGCGTATGAAACAGGTGGGTCGGATTGAAATTCCTCAGGAAGCTTTCATGGCTGTTTTTCAAACCGATAGAAAAAAGTGA
- the mltB gene encoding lytic murein transglycosylase B translates to MYRLARLSLLSVLFFLISLPSQANQLLTQRKDVQQFINERVKHDGFNRKELTTIFNNVQIQPQIIESMEKPYEKKTWDVYKALFLTSQRVNEGLKFWEENQKTLEKAEKQFGIPAHIIVAIIGVETLYGKHQGNYRVIDALSTLAFNYPKRSRFFKKELREYLLLCRENNISPDKYLGSYAGAIGKPQFMPSSYRFYAVDFTGNGKIDLINSNEDVIGSVANYFRKHGWKMNEGVVQLAKVQGKKYKKIKTNSKKANYTLKKLMKAGVKPETAALNLPSKAGLIELITDNGKEYWLAYPNFYVITRYNTSPQYALVVYLLSQQLKSQWKLAHIRKAHAYA, encoded by the coding sequence ATGTACCGATTGGCGCGACTCTCTTTATTGTCTGTCCTTTTTTTTCTTATTTCTCTCCCCTCTCAGGCCAATCAGTTGTTGACTCAAAGAAAAGATGTTCAACAGTTTATTAATGAGAGGGTAAAGCATGATGGTTTTAACCGAAAGGAATTAACGACCATCTTCAACAATGTTCAGATTCAGCCTCAAATTATCGAATCAATGGAAAAACCTTATGAAAAGAAAACCTGGGATGTATATAAAGCGCTTTTTTTAACCTCTCAACGAGTGAATGAAGGATTGAAATTCTGGGAAGAAAATCAAAAAACACTGGAAAAAGCGGAAAAGCAATTCGGTATTCCTGCCCATATTATTGTTGCCATTATTGGTGTAGAAACTTTGTATGGTAAACATCAAGGAAACTATCGAGTCATCGATGCCCTGTCCACACTTGCTTTCAATTATCCTAAGCGCTCCAGGTTCTTTAAAAAGGAATTAAGAGAATACTTGCTTCTTTGCCGTGAAAACAATATCTCACCTGACAAATATTTGGGGTCATACGCCGGAGCAATAGGAAAACCGCAATTTATGCCAAGCAGTTATCGTTTTTATGCGGTGGATTTTACCGGAAATGGGAAAATAGATCTGATTAACAGCAATGAAGACGTGATAGGTAGTGTAGCAAATTACTTCCGTAAACATGGCTGGAAAATGAATGAAGGAGTGGTCCAACTGGCTAAAGTACAGGGGAAAAAATATAAAAAAATCAAAACAAATAGCAAAAAAGCCAATTACACGCTCAAAAAATTAATGAAGGCAGGTGTAAAACCAGAAACAGCAGCGTTAAATCTCCCTTCTAAGGCCGGACTTATAGAATTGATAACTGATAATGGAAAAGAGTACTGGCTTGCCTATCCAAATTTTTACGTTATTACCCGTTACAACACAAGCCCTCAGTATGCTTTAGTGGTTTATTTGTTATCACAACAGCTTAAATCTCAATGGAAGCTTGCACACATAAGAAAAGCGCATGCCTATGCATAG
- the gspL gene encoding type II secretion system protein GspL yields the protein MPTCFLFTKYLNDNGCVCLRLDDDGTVESPPEQRSFEAIRALQMNARTLIVETSEHASLFEVDLPLLGEKKARAAIPYALEDELAQTINSLHFAFDRQFYRRHHYLVTVIDKEKIQWIMHRLQTHEIEFEAITLDWFALNAHEMCMTEDTLLINQPDFKGALPTELAEMYLKNSSFVKHFIKSEVRGDTNTTANEEASTIENETFYCFKDSKKLPLTLEYEQVNETSVCWIAKRLLKLPWINLCQGEMQLRNQTPHLKKGYQLLGALAIAWLITMISVDLIKVHILNKKIHAVDQEIALIYKSFFPEAKQVISPKFRISQLLGADDSSKPNLWYLLAKLSQAIENSKTTIEKLSYQNNSLSVTITSPNFAELEQLENQLQQMQLHVNQTQAATQDDRVIATLELT from the coding sequence ATGCCAACTTGTTTTTTGTTCACCAAATATCTGAATGATAATGGATGCGTCTGCTTGAGGCTAGATGATGATGGTACAGTGGAGAGCCCTCCAGAGCAACGAAGTTTCGAGGCTATCCGGGCGTTGCAGATGAATGCCAGAACCCTCATTGTAGAAACAAGCGAACATGCCAGTCTATTTGAGGTTGATTTGCCCTTGCTGGGTGAAAAAAAGGCTCGTGCTGCTATACCTTATGCACTGGAAGATGAGTTGGCACAAACGATAAATAGCTTGCATTTTGCCTTTGATCGTCAATTTTATCGTCGCCATCATTATCTTGTGACTGTAATAGATAAAGAAAAAATACAGTGGATTATGCACCGTCTGCAAACGCATGAGATAGAGTTTGAGGCCATTACTTTGGACTGGTTTGCCCTTAACGCCCATGAAATGTGTATGACCGAAGATACACTGCTGATTAATCAGCCTGATTTTAAAGGTGCGCTTCCCACCGAACTTGCCGAAATGTATCTAAAAAACAGCTCATTTGTAAAACATTTCATAAAGAGCGAAGTGCGGGGAGACACTAATACGACAGCAAATGAGGAGGCAAGCACAATAGAAAATGAAACTTTCTATTGTTTTAAAGATTCAAAAAAATTACCGCTTACACTTGAGTATGAACAAGTTAATGAAACGTCTGTCTGCTGGATTGCAAAAAGGCTGCTAAAATTACCCTGGATTAACCTCTGCCAGGGAGAAATGCAACTGCGGAATCAAACACCGCACTTAAAAAAAGGATATCAACTTCTTGGCGCTTTAGCTATTGCCTGGCTCATTACCATGATAAGTGTCGACCTCATCAAAGTTCACATTTTGAACAAAAAAATCCATGCCGTCGACCAGGAAATTGCTTTAATTTATAAATCATTTTTTCCCGAAGCTAAACAGGTGATAAGCCCCAAGTTTCGTATCAGCCAGTTGTTAGGAGCCGATGACAGTTCAAAGCCCAATCTCTGGTATTTGCTTGCTAAACTGTCTCAAGCCATAGAAAACAGCAAAACCACGATTGAAAAACTAAGTTATCAAAATAACAGTTTATCTGTGACCATCACCAGTCCCAATTTTGCTGAGTTGGAACAGCTGGAAAACCAGCTGCAGCAAATGCAGCTCCACGTTAATCAAACACAGGCAGCCACCCAGGACGATCGTGTAATAGCCACATTGGAGTTAACATGA